A genomic region of Oryza glaberrima chromosome 1, OglaRS2, whole genome shotgun sequence contains the following coding sequences:
- the LOC127756229 gene encoding uncharacterized protein LOC127756229, whose product MGVTTRLPAPPGGGLQRRAPRGILPASLPVERPARRRLAPGVRAASGIPGPGGSPVPRRTTPAPADAASAAPPSAAASSASSAIDFLTLCHRLKTTKRKGWINHSIKGPESIADHMYRMALMALIAGDLPAVDRERCIKIAIVHDIAEAIVGDITPSDGIPKAEKSRREQKALNEMCEVLGGGPIADEIKELWEEYENNSSIEANLVKDFDKVEMILQALEYEKEHGKVLDEFFLSTAGKFQTEIGKSWAAEVNARREQRCGKQK is encoded by the exons ATGGGCGTGACCACGCGGCTGCCGGCCCCTCCAGGGGGCGGCCTccagcgccgcgcgccgcggggCATCCTCCCGGCCTCGCTCCCCGTGGAGCgcccggcgcggcgccgcctcgcgcccggCGTCCGCGCCGCCTCCGGGATCCCTGGACCCGGCGGATCGCCCGTCCCTAGGCGGACGACGCCTGCGCCGGCCGACGCGGCCTCCGCggctccgccctccgccgcggcgtcgtctgCCTCCTCGGCCATCGATTTCCTCACCCTCTGCCATCGCCTTAAG ACCACTAAAAGGAAAGGCTGGATAAACCATAGCATAAAGGGTCCTGAGTCTATTGCTGATCACATGTACCGTATGGCCCTTATGGCTTTGATTGCCGGTGACCTACCTGCTGTAGATCGAGAAAG ATGCATCAAAATTGCTATCGTGCATGACATTGCTGAAG CTATTGTTGGTGACATTACTCCATCCGACGGTATACCTAAAGCGGAAAAAAGCCGCCGTGAACAAAAGGCTCTAAATGAAATGTGTGAAGTTCTCGGTGGAGGACCAATAG CTGATGAGATCAAGGAGCTCTGGGAAGAATATGAAAATAATTCATCCATTGAAGCCAACCTTGTAAAGGATTTTGATAAA GTGGAAATGATACTTCAAGCACTAGAATATGAGAAAG AGCATGGCAAAGTGTTAGATGAGTTCTTCCTCTCTACCGCTG GCAAGTTCCAGACAGAGATTGGCAAGAGCTGGGCTGCTGAAGTGAATGCGAGGAGAGAACAGAGATGCGGAAAACAGAAGTAG